A section of the Anabaena cylindrica PCC 7122 genome encodes:
- a CDS encoding peptidylprolyl isomerase — translation MNDTLEKSTPLTQQEFTFPEISPATDTQIIAHLRQSCKIAQIATLAERDTLILKICENLSIAVTDEELQTAGNTFRMEHNLLESKKTLDWLSEQRITAEDWTQGIRVTLLANKLKEHLFGEAVDNHYLQNRNDYKRVALSQILVSNLEDALKVIKAIREENASFCALALEYSKVKQAKENGGFIGDRFLTELMPEIAKAVSEAKEGEILAPIQTKFGYHVLKIEKWFPPELNELTRERIMESLFQTWLQNKILLSKTSNGQG, via the coding sequence ATGAACGATACTTTAGAAAAGTCTACTCCGCTAACTCAGCAAGAATTCACATTCCCTGAAATTTCTCCAGCCACAGACACACAAATCATTGCTCATTTGCGTCAATCTTGCAAAATTGCACAAATCGCAACTTTAGCAGAACGTGATACCTTAATTCTCAAAATTTGCGAAAACTTGAGTATTGCAGTTACCGATGAGGAACTACAAACCGCAGGAAATACATTTCGCATGGAACATAACCTGCTAGAATCTAAGAAAACCCTAGATTGGCTTTCTGAGCAACGCATTACAGCAGAAGATTGGACTCAAGGTATTAGAGTTACCCTACTTGCAAATAAGCTGAAAGAGCATTTGTTCGGGGAAGCGGTTGATAACCATTACTTGCAAAATCGTAACGACTATAAACGAGTTGCTCTCTCTCAGATTTTAGTAAGCAACCTAGAAGATGCTTTAAAAGTAATCAAAGCAATTCGAGAAGAAAATGCTTCCTTTTGTGCTTTAGCACTGGAATACTCGAAAGTTAAACAAGCAAAAGAAAATGGTGGTTTTATCGGCGATCGCTTTTTGACTGAACTGATGCCAGAAATTGCTAAAGCTGTTTCTGAAGCGAAGGAAGGTGAAATTCTTGCTCCAATTCAAACCAAGTTTGGTTATCACGTTTTAAAAATTGAAAAATGGTTTCCTCCTGAGCTTAATGAATTGACCAGGGAACGAATTATGGAGTCACTTTTTCAAACCTGGTTACAAAATAAGATCCTCCTGTCTAAAACTTCTAATGGACAAGGTTAA